Proteins encoded by one window of Corvus hawaiiensis isolate bCorHaw1 unplaced genomic scaffold, bCorHaw1.pri.cur scaffold_32_ctg1, whole genome shotgun sequence:
- the LOC125321008 gene encoding inositol 1,4,5-trisphosphate receptor-interacting protein-like 1 has translation MERIQWPVQDLQEGCEWTTDLMDNFAIYFGHVLCNSFYPVLQRAIGVGSAFEGWSPREQDVVYRVLVAMNPPRGHSFQLELDTAGQRRGRNFRVRVQLECTCSREQQGENMLCFLHQPQEVLRSNQDASLLHTLCTGSYLDVQKTARWFYQLVRAIWPALPQSHNWHLVLLPSRRSCQFQVSNGAASFRIEVLFGVRQGDSDIFVSSQPREACTPSTTWPESYAVAEMKFFKCIARQAPPDSLHLKCLQFFSCLQLGSGFSTYTIKTIVMHLLSIIPVSRWRRRDFVRRLVDISEGLRFCVQVRCLNHFIVGNRSLPGEIRVPPEVQMAETCNLFHHLVMDPVAHSQAMSEYVD, from the coding sequence atggagcgcatccagtggcctgtacaggacctgcaggaaggctgtgagtggacaactgacctgatggacaattttgccatttactttggccacgtcttgtgcaacagtttctacccggtgctgcaacgagccatcggggtgggcagtgccttcgaaggttggagtccccgtgagcaggatgttgtgtaccgtgtgctggtagccatgaatcctccccgaggccactccttccagctggagctggacactgcagggcagaggcgcgggaggaacttccgcgtccgcgtgcagctggagtgcacctgcagcagggagcagcagggggagaacatgctgtgcttcctgcaccagccccaggaggtgctgaggagcaatcaggatgccagcctcctacacaccctgtgcaccggctcctacctcgacgtgcagaaaactgcccgctggttctaccaactggtgagagcaatctggccggctttgcctcagtcccacaattggcatttagtgctgctgccctccagacgctcctgccaattccaggtgagcaacggcgcagcaagcttccgcattgaggtgctgtttggggtgcggcaaggcgactcagacatctttgtgagcagccagcctagggaggcctgcacgccaagcacaacatggccggagagctacgccgtggcagagatgaagttcttcaagtgcatcgccaggcaggccccccctgacagcttgcacctcaaatgcctgcagttcttcagctgtctgcagctgggctccggcttttccacctacaccatcaagaccattgtcatgcacctcctgtccatcatccccgtgtcacggtggcgcaggagagattttgtcaggcgactggtggatatcagcgagggcctgcgcttctgcgtgcaagtgagatgcctcaaccacttcatcgtgggcaaccggagccttcctggggagatcagggttcccccagaggtgcaaatggccgagacgtgcaatctcttccaccacctggtgatggatcccgttgcccactcccaggcgatgagtgagtacgtggat